From the Myxococcota bacterium genome, one window contains:
- a CDS encoding LLM class flavin-dependent oxidoreductase: MRPTLRFGVAYDFRNPPDSGIPNPLLYAQTLEQVALADQLGFDLVWLTEHHFVDDGYLPSFTAVAGAFAARTSRIRISTDVVLAPFHHPLKLAEDLCVLDNLSGGRMELGVGMGYAPHEFRAFGIPQAERVSRTEEAVQILKQALVGEPVRFQGKRFRIDGVPVFPRPAQPGGIPLWLAAQSEAGALRAARFGVNLLPQGSAAQTIEPWRRELRARGADPDARRIGIIRSWLVTDDPERDWPPFRAAERYRMVHYGNWASESREKVAAFNDPGRIPQTYMTGNAEKCAEQVVEFVQKFGVTDLVGWAAPPGILPERTHGNLERFAREVIPRVRARFA; the protein is encoded by the coding sequence ATGAGACCCACGCTGCGCTTCGGTGTCGCCTACGACTTCCGCAACCCGCCCGACTCCGGGATCCCGAACCCATTGCTCTACGCCCAGACGCTCGAGCAGGTCGCGCTCGCCGACCAGCTCGGCTTCGACCTGGTGTGGCTCACCGAGCACCACTTCGTGGACGACGGGTATCTGCCCTCGTTCACGGCCGTCGCGGGCGCGTTCGCTGCGCGCACTTCGCGCATCCGCATCTCGACCGACGTGGTGCTCGCGCCCTTCCACCATCCGCTGAAGCTCGCCGAGGACCTGTGCGTGCTCGACAACCTGTCCGGCGGGCGCATGGAGCTGGGCGTGGGCATGGGCTACGCGCCGCACGAGTTCCGCGCGTTCGGCATTCCGCAGGCCGAGCGAGTGTCTCGCACCGAGGAAGCCGTACAGATCCTGAAGCAGGCGCTGGTCGGCGAGCCCGTGCGTTTCCAGGGCAAGCGCTTCCGGATCGACGGCGTGCCCGTGTTTCCCAGACCCGCGCAGCCCGGCGGGATTCCGCTCTGGCTCGCGGCGCAGAGCGAGGCGGGCGCGCTGCGCGCCGCGCGCTTCGGCGTGAACCTCTTGCCGCAGGGCAGCGCAGCGCAGACGATCGAGCCCTGGCGGCGCGAGCTGCGCGCTCGGGGCGCCGACCCAGACGCCCGGCGCATCGGCATCATCCGCTCCTGGCTCGTGACCGACGACCCGGAGCGCGACTGGCCCCCGTTCCGCGCCGCCGAGAGATACCGGATGGTCCACTATGGAAACTGGGCGAGCGAGTCACGCGAGAAGGTCGCCGCCTTCAACGACCCGGGACGCATTCCCCAGACCTACATGACGGGAAACGCGGAGAAGTGCGCCGAGCAGGTCGTCGAGTTCGTGCAGAAGTTCGGAGTCACCGACCTCGTGGGCTGGGCCGCCCCGCCCGGAATCCTGCCGGAGCGCACCCACGGGAACCTGGAGCGCTTCGCGCGTGAAGTGATTCCGCGCGTGCGCGCGCGCTTCGCG
- a CDS encoding glutamate--tRNA ligase family protein: MTRCRFAPTTSGPAHPGTLLAGLLAWLDARSRGARFTLRLEDVDPERCTPESAEDMRAALRWFGLDWDAEELQSHHRPAHEAALDRLAAAGLLYPCACSRSEIARAGTRAADGGWRYTERCREKSLPAGGWRAADATLRFRVPDGRVELRDESGLDLSQDVRREMGDPVLRRRDGAIAYHLAAVVDDGRGGISRIVRGRDLASASATHVLLQRALDLPTPSYRHHFLFLERSGEKLAKLHGAVGWRELSAEASAVDLRAQIAGFAGLDLARPFDWSAVRSDDLVLEWRDRRLRAAG; encoded by the coding sequence GTGACTCGCTGCCGCTTCGCGCCGACGACTTCGGGCCCGGCCCACCCCGGAACGCTGCTGGCGGGGCTCCTGGCCTGGCTCGACGCGCGCTCCCGTGGCGCGCGCTTCACGCTGCGGCTCGAGGACGTCGACCCGGAGCGCTGCACGCCCGAGTCGGCCGAGGACATGCGCGCCGCCCTGCGCTGGTTCGGCCTGGACTGGGACGCCGAGGAGCTCCAGAGTCACCACCGGCCCGCGCACGAAGCGGCGCTCGACCGCCTGGCCGCGGCGGGCCTCTTGTACCCGTGCGCGTGCAGCCGCAGTGAGATCGCACGCGCGGGCACGCGCGCCGCGGACGGCGGCTGGCGCTACACCGAGCGCTGCCGCGAGAAGTCACTCCCGGCCGGAGGCTGGCGCGCGGCCGACGCGACGCTGCGCTTCCGCGTGCCGGACGGGCGCGTGGAGCTGCGCGACGAGAGCGGCCTCGACCTCTCGCAGGACGTGCGGCGCGAGATGGGCGACCCGGTGCTGCGCCGGCGCGACGGCGCGATCGCCTATCACCTGGCCGCGGTCGTGGACGACGGGCGGGGCGGCATCAGCCGCATCGTGCGCGGGCGGGACCTCGCGAGCGCGAGCGCGACTCACGTGCTCCTGCAGCGCGCGCTCGATCTGCCGACCCCGAGCTATCGCCACCACTTCCTGTTTCTCGAGCGCTCGGGCGAGAAGCTCGCCAAGCTGCACGGCGCGGTCGGGTGGCGCGAGCTGTCGGCCGAGGCGTCGGCCGTCGACCTGCGCGCGCAGATCGCCGGCTTCGCGGGCCTCGACCTCGCACGCCCGTTCGACTGGAGCGCGGTGCGCAGCGACGACCTCGTGCTCGAGTGGCGGGACCGGCGTCTCCGCGCGGCGGGGTAA
- a CDS encoding DNA topoisomerase IV subunit B, translated as MAADGDRKGGRKPVAYDESTIQTLDALEHIRLRTGMYIGRIGDGTHPADGVYVMLKEVIDNSVDEFIMGHGKKIEIVREGDTVSVRDFGRGIPLGKVVECVSQINTGGKYNDDVFQFSVGLNGVGTKAVNALSASFEVTSWREGKFRRASFKQGKLTSDKQGKGADEPDGTLVRFTPDPVIFKTTHWNDELIGDRLWYYAYLNTGLALSYNGKTFKSAGGLADLLAKEIGEEPAVYEILHCKLDRLEFAFTHTHQYGENYFSFVNGQFTNDGGTHQAAFREGLLRGVNEFAGKDFAGEDVRDGLVGAVAVKIQDPVFESQTKNKLGSTDVKPWITKEVKEQVILWLHRNTQAAEALIEKIKANERLRKELSAIKKQARERAKSVAIRIPKLVDCKAHYNELLDARREESTIFLCEGNSAGGPMISSRDVHTQAIYTLKGKPLNTYGLQRDAVYKNEELYNVMRALGIEDGLDGLRYNRVVIATDADVDGMHIRNLLMTYFLRYFEELVQKGHLYILETPLFRVRNKKDTRYCYSEKERDRAMEDIKGAEVTRFKGLGEISPNEFGQFIGADMRLVPVSIANQHEVSSSLEFCMGKNTPARRDYIVENLVLDVS; from the coding sequence ATGGCCGCCGACGGCGACCGCAAGGGTGGGCGCAAGCCCGTAGCGTACGACGAGAGCACGATCCAGACGTTGGACGCGCTCGAGCACATTCGCCTGCGCACGGGCATGTACATCGGCCGGATCGGCGATGGCACGCACCCCGCCGACGGCGTCTACGTGATGCTCAAGGAAGTGATCGACAACTCGGTCGACGAGTTCATCATGGGTCACGGCAAGAAGATCGAGATCGTGCGCGAAGGCGACACGGTCTCGGTGCGCGACTTCGGCCGGGGTATCCCGCTGGGCAAGGTCGTCGAGTGTGTCTCGCAGATCAACACCGGCGGCAAGTACAACGACGACGTGTTCCAGTTCTCGGTCGGCCTGAACGGCGTGGGCACCAAGGCCGTGAACGCGCTCTCGGCGAGCTTCGAAGTGACTTCGTGGCGCGAGGGCAAGTTCCGCCGCGCCAGCTTCAAGCAGGGCAAGCTCACGTCGGACAAGCAGGGCAAGGGCGCCGACGAGCCGGACGGCACGCTGGTGCGCTTCACGCCCGACCCCGTCATCTTCAAGACGACTCACTGGAACGACGAGCTGATCGGCGACCGGCTCTGGTACTACGCCTATCTCAACACCGGGCTCGCGCTCAGCTACAACGGCAAGACCTTCAAGAGCGCCGGCGGGCTCGCGGACCTCCTGGCCAAGGAGATCGGCGAGGAGCCGGCGGTCTACGAGATCCTGCACTGCAAGCTCGATCGGCTCGAGTTCGCGTTCACCCACACGCACCAGTACGGCGAGAACTACTTCAGCTTCGTGAACGGCCAGTTCACGAACGACGGCGGCACGCATCAGGCCGCGTTCCGGGAGGGTCTGCTGCGCGGGGTGAACGAGTTCGCCGGCAAGGACTTCGCGGGCGAAGACGTGCGCGACGGCCTGGTCGGTGCCGTGGCGGTGAAGATCCAGGACCCCGTCTTCGAGTCACAGACCAAGAACAAGCTCGGCTCGACCGACGTGAAGCCGTGGATCACCAAGGAAGTGAAGGAGCAGGTGATCCTCTGGCTGCACCGCAACACGCAGGCGGCCGAGGCGCTGATCGAGAAGATCAAGGCCAACGAGAGACTGCGCAAGGAGCTGTCGGCGATCAAGAAGCAGGCGCGCGAGCGCGCGAAGTCGGTCGCGATCCGCATTCCGAAGCTCGTCGACTGCAAGGCGCACTACAACGAGCTGCTCGACGCGCGGCGCGAGGAGTCGACCATCTTCCTGTGCGAGGGCAACTCGGCCGGCGGGCCGATGATCAGCTCACGCGACGTGCACACGCAGGCGATCTACACGCTGAAGGGCAAGCCGCTCAACACCTACGGCCTGCAGCGCGACGCGGTGTACAAGAACGAGGAGCTGTACAACGTGATGCGCGCGCTCGGCATCGAGGACGGCCTCGACGGGCTGCGCTACAACCGCGTGGTGATCGCCACCGACGCCGACGTCGACGGCATGCACATCCGGAATCTCCTCATGACCTACTTCCTGCGCTACTTCGAGGAGCTGGTGCAGAAGGGCCACCTGTACATCCTCGAGACGCCGCTGTTCCGCGTGCGCAACAAGAAGGACACCCGCTACTGCTACAGCGAGAAGGAGCGCGACCGCGCCATGGAAGACATCAAGGGCGCGGAAGTGACTCGCTTCAAGGGCCTGGGCGAGATCTCGCCCAACGAGTTCGGCCAGTTCATCGGCGCCGACATGCGGCTCGTGCCGGTATCGATCGCCAACCAGCACGAAGTGTCTTCCAGCCTCGAGTTCTGCATGGGCAAGAACACGCCCGCACGGCGTGACTACATCGTCGAGAATCTCGTCCTCGACGTGAGCTGA
- a CDS encoding DNA topoisomerase IV subunit A: MSNLAPLMKRNFLEYASYTILDRALPDLRDGCKPVQRRILHTLYEMDDGLFHKVANVIGETMKLHPHGDASIGDALVVLATKDYFIERQGNFGNPVTGHEAAAPRYIECRLTPLARDTLFNPNLTEYSPSYDGRRLEPVFLPAKLPVVLMLGVEGIAVGMATRILPHNFVELLRGQIAILQGERYRLYPDFQSGGLMDVSEYDKGRGKVKVRARIEAKGDKTVVIREIPWSTTTESLIASIETAAQKGRVKISGIEDFTTDKVEIELSLARGVYAEEVIPQLYAYTDCEVSLQSSLLVIRDEKPVEMTTAEVLEDATERLKKQIKAELEHEETKLVDRQHWLTLERIFIENRVYKKIETAKTEERVNDAVMTGMAEFKRQFVRPMVEDDVKRLLEIRIRRISAYDIEKHKEELAGVEGELEATRKKLKQLTKTVIAWLESLLEKYGEQYKRRTKITSIEEVDKKAVATANIKLSYDEESGFFGSDVRGSEHALQVTEYDRVLAVSSDGTYRIMAPPKKVLLPRKVLYVGVFEPEKGKDFTLVYRDAERNAYGKRVHIESFIHDKEYRFFKDDKGKIDLLLEGDGPFGKVHFQFVAQKRQRQKESDFDLGELEFAGIPARGQKLAPKPVARVKHLPPEL; the protein is encoded by the coding sequence ATGTCGAACCTCGCACCGCTGATGAAGCGGAACTTCCTGGAGTACGCGAGCTACACCATCCTCGACCGCGCGCTGCCCGACCTGCGCGACGGCTGCAAGCCGGTGCAGCGGCGCATCCTGCACACGCTGTACGAGATGGACGACGGCCTGTTCCACAAGGTCGCGAACGTCATCGGCGAGACCATGAAGCTGCACCCACACGGCGACGCGTCGATCGGCGACGCGCTCGTCGTGTTGGCGACCAAGGACTACTTCATCGAGCGACAGGGCAACTTCGGGAACCCGGTCACGGGTCACGAGGCTGCGGCGCCGCGCTACATCGAGTGTCGACTCACTCCGCTCGCGCGCGACACGCTTTTCAACCCGAACCTGACCGAGTACTCGCCGAGCTACGACGGCCGCCGGCTCGAGCCGGTGTTCCTGCCCGCGAAGCTGCCCGTGGTGCTGATGCTGGGCGTGGAGGGCATCGCCGTCGGCATGGCCACGCGCATCCTGCCCCACAACTTCGTGGAGCTGCTGCGCGGGCAGATCGCCATCCTGCAGGGCGAGCGCTACCGGCTCTACCCCGACTTCCAGAGCGGCGGCCTGATGGACGTGTCGGAGTACGACAAGGGCCGCGGCAAGGTGAAGGTCCGCGCGCGCATCGAGGCCAAGGGCGACAAGACGGTCGTGATCCGCGAGATCCCGTGGAGCACCACCACCGAGTCACTCATCGCGTCGATCGAGACCGCGGCGCAGAAGGGTCGCGTCAAGATCAGCGGCATCGAGGACTTCACCACCGACAAGGTCGAGATCGAGCTGTCGCTGGCGCGCGGCGTGTACGCCGAGGAAGTGATTCCGCAGCTCTACGCCTACACCGACTGCGAAGTCTCGCTGCAGTCGTCGCTGCTCGTGATCCGGGACGAGAAGCCGGTGGAGATGACCACCGCCGAGGTGCTCGAGGACGCCACCGAGCGGCTCAAGAAGCAGATCAAGGCCGAGCTCGAGCACGAAGAGACCAAGCTCGTCGACCGCCAGCACTGGCTCACCCTCGAGCGCATCTTCATCGAGAACCGCGTCTACAAGAAGATCGAGACCGCCAAGACCGAGGAGCGGGTGAACGACGCGGTCATGACCGGCATGGCAGAGTTCAAGCGCCAGTTCGTCCGGCCCATGGTCGAAGACGACGTGAAGCGGCTGCTCGAGATCCGCATCCGGCGCATCTCGGCCTACGACATCGAGAAGCACAAGGAAGAGCTCGCGGGCGTGGAGGGCGAGCTCGAGGCCACGCGCAAGAAGCTGAAGCAGCTGACCAAGACCGTGATCGCCTGGCTCGAGTCACTGCTCGAGAAGTACGGCGAGCAGTACAAGCGGCGCACGAAGATCACGTCGATCGAAGAGGTCGACAAGAAGGCCGTCGCCACGGCCAACATCAAGCTGTCCTACGACGAGGAGTCCGGCTTCTTCGGCTCCGACGTGCGCGGCTCGGAGCACGCGCTGCAAGTCACCGAGTACGACCGCGTGCTCGCGGTCTCGAGCGACGGCACCTACCGCATCATGGCACCACCCAAGAAGGTGCTCCTGCCGCGAAAGGTGCTGTATGTCGGCGTGTTCGAGCCCGAGAAAGGCAAGGACTTCACGCTCGTGTACCGCGACGCCGAGCGCAACGCCTACGGCAAGCGCGTGCACATCGAGTCGTTCATCCACGACAAGGAGTACCGCTTCTTCAAGGACGACAAGGGGAAGATCGACCTCTTGCTCGAGGGCGACGGCCCTTTCGGCAAGGTCCACTTCCAGTTCGTCGCGCAGAAGCGGCAGCGCCAGAAGGAGTCCGATTTCGACCTGGGCGAGCTCGAGTTCGCGGGCATTCCCGCGCGCGGGCAGAAGCTCGCGCCCAAGCCCGTCGCGCGCGTGAAGCACCTTCCGCCCGAGTTGTGA
- a CDS encoding FkbM family methyltransferase, translating to MSAAELVNRVLRPLGVRLTRARPAGWRVGRAASGVSTLIDVGCAWGTPEFYATAPKAELFLVDPVAEYEAAIKRILTQRPGSYTLTALGAGSGTLELNVELDAPTRSSALARTELTRTGGRIERRRVPVTTLDALVERHSLRPPFGLKIDAEGYELEILRGAESTLRETRFVVAETSVQRRFAGSYRFLDLLQLMDASDFVLESVLHAGTDRAGVVRYLDLLLTNKRAA from the coding sequence ATGTCAGCGGCAGAGCTCGTCAACCGCGTGCTTCGGCCGCTCGGCGTGCGACTCACTCGCGCGCGGCCTGCGGGCTGGCGCGTGGGGCGCGCCGCGAGCGGCGTTTCGACGCTGATCGACGTGGGCTGCGCCTGGGGCACGCCGGAGTTCTACGCCACTGCGCCGAAGGCCGAGCTGTTCCTGGTGGACCCGGTCGCGGAGTACGAGGCGGCAATCAAGAGAATTCTCACGCAGCGCCCAGGGAGCTACACGCTCACCGCGCTCGGCGCCGGCTCCGGGACCTTGGAGCTCAACGTCGAGCTCGACGCACCGACGCGCAGCTCGGCGCTCGCGCGCACCGAGCTCACGCGCACGGGCGGCCGGATCGAACGCCGCCGCGTGCCTGTGACGACGCTCGACGCGCTGGTCGAGCGTCACTCGCTGCGGCCCCCCTTCGGGCTGAAGATCGACGCGGAAGGCTACGAGCTCGAGATCCTGCGCGGCGCGGAGAGCACGCTGCGCGAGACGCGCTTCGTGGTCGCAGAGACCTCGGTGCAGCGCCGCTTCGCGGGCAGCTACCGCTTCCTCGATCTCCTCCAGCTCATGGACGCGAGCGACTTCGTGCTCGAGAGCGTGCTGCACGCCGGCACCGACCGCGCCGGCGTGGTCCGCTATCTCGACCTGTTGCTCACGAACAAGCGCGCGGCGTAG